A DNA window from Helianthus annuus cultivar XRQ/B chromosome 15, HanXRQr2.0-SUNRISE, whole genome shotgun sequence contains the following coding sequences:
- the LOC118487523 gene encoding uncharacterized protein LOC118487523, protein MARVLHFEVLCRALGYDPSLLLFRRFFRLAKNGDWFTFENTKVETCLVSSMVTTLGSWKNTFFWVSESIIPFKMVWRHPDAVLNDPEPSESELNDAFLSAIRGCPSRVRPFPEHLLVLLGVSNIWAKVDRDPVLMRNGLVMSALDFIKSDDTSDVVFEDAPTVPGENVVVRTSEQRFEGSGYVSVANAKGFTKSNVPKPSTRRLSRRLLKATPQSTSTEPVDLSDDIEVSEDQVEVEVEKEKELVVRGKKVRGKKGVATPVQESSSRDVEGLNPEGTYVPTWLVKNDDTFKDAAVCEDALSHLAPPSVREAIAEMDDDTMLSRMVLTTCNLAEAAWKKEIEDLKKMHAIEMGDLKKSFEASLLKLKADREALSVQQQAFREEKEGLKASVGQVTADNQWLIEHGFQQVVTYLLHSKEFNSALGDVYTKLLNLGKHQGLAAGYKLHESGQPLEKSPMYRPEASDGLKPEGLNEKVCAEVLGSLSRKRSYSGDSDDTLSSLPETLKDAGMETSAVGGEEGVKGKKTKKAKKSKGEGSKPSDN, encoded by the exons atggctagggttttgcactttgaagtgCTGTGTCGTGCTTTAGGTTATGATCCTTCATTGTTGCTCTTTCGGAGGTTCTTCCGGTTAGCcaaaaatggtgattggtttacttttgagaACACAAAGGTTGAAACTTGTCTCGTTTCCTCCATGGTTACGACCCTTGGATCATGGAAGAATacgtttttctgggtttctgaatccatcattcctttcaaaatggtgtggaggcatccggatgctgttctcaacgATCCGGAGCCTTCCGAGTCTGAATTAAATGATGCCtttctttcagccattcgggggtgcccttccAGGGTTCGTCCttttcccgaacatttgttagtgcttttaggggttagtaatatttgggcaAAAGTTGATCGGGATCCGGTGTTGATGAGAAATGGCCTTG ttatgtctgctttggacttcaTCAAGAGTGACGATACGTCCGATGTGGTTTTTGAAGATGCTCCGACTGTTCCGGGTGAAAATGTTGTTGTGAGGACCTCTGAGCAGAGGTTTGAGGGTTCAGGTTATGTCAGTGTTGCAAATGCGAAGGGTTTTACCAAGTCCAATGTTCCCAAGCCTTCAACTCGCCGGTTATCTCGTCGTTTACTGAAAGCTactcctcaatccacttctactgaaCCAGTGGATTTGAGTGATGATATCGAGGTTTCTGAGGATCAGGTTGAAGTGgaggttgagaaggagaaggAATTAGTTGTGCGTGGTAAGAAGGTTCGAGGGAAGAAGGGTGTTGCTACCCCTGTTCAAGAATCGTCGAGCAGagacgttgaagggttgaaccCTGAGGGCACTTATGTGCCTACTTGGTTGGTTAAGAATGATGACACTTTtaaggatgctgctgtttgtgaagatgctcttagtcatcttgctcctccttcCGTTCGTGAAGCTattgctgagatggatgatgacactatgttatctcgcatggttttaactacttgcaaccttgca gaggCAGCTTGGAAGAAGGAGATTGAGGATCTGAAGAAGATGCATGCCATTGAGATGGGTGACCTGAAGAAGAGCTTTGAAGCAAGTTTGCTGAAGTTGAAGGCTGATCGAGAGGCCTTGTCTGTCCAGCAGCAGGCTTTTCGTGAAGAGAAGGAGGGGTTGAAAGCTTCGGTTGGTCAGGTGACTGCGGATAATCAATGGTTGATCGAGCATGGGTTCCAGCAGGTTGTGACTTACCTTTTGCATTCCAAGGagtttaactctgcccttggtgatgtttacacaaaGCTGCTGAACCTGGGGAAGCATCAAGGCCTTGCTGCTGGCTATAAACTTCATGAATCTGGGCAACCTTTGGAAAAGTCACCCATGTAtcgccccgaggcttctgat ggaTTGAAGCCTGAAGGGTTGAATGAGaaggtttgtgctgaggttttgggctCTTTGTCGAGGAAGAGGTCTTACTCCGGggatagtgatgataccctttcGAGTCTGCCTGAAACATTGAAAGATGCTGGTATGGAAACCTCTGCAGTTGGTGGTGAAGAAGGTGTGAAGGGGAAGAAGACAAAGAAAGCCAAGAAGTCTAAGGGTGAAGGTTCTAAGCCTTCTGATAACTGa